The following are encoded together in the Lactuca sativa cultivar Salinas chromosome 1, Lsat_Salinas_v11, whole genome shotgun sequence genome:
- the LOC111915223 gene encoding serine/threonine-protein kinase PCRK1 produces MVFHCRCFSFSFQEDEEIEYETRTQTKSTSTHDYYTASSDLNRTISDFHAKPSGFPNLTKKPNNLRVFTFAELKAATNNFDIAWNIGEGGFGCVYKGVIQNLEHPFDEIQVAVKYAKGVMKGHREWLTEVNVLGVVVHPNLVKLVGYCSEDTEKGIQLFLVYEYMPNGSLKDHLSTRSQTPLSWSMRLKVAQDAACGLAYLHEEMDSEIIFRDFKSSNILLDDQWNAKLSDFGVARIGPQEGRTHISTMFQGTVLYAAPEYIESGYLSSKSDVWSYGVFLFELITGRRPLDKNLPQGEQKLLEWVGRYTHSKSLHHIIDPRLEGTCSLKSVQALVNIANLCLQKHPRSRPKMSEVLGLVNALIGALSPTTSPVRPPIQMIEVNCKEVVTMDEKTHEYTRHEGERVSIDIQLVETSIVPPISQPKPSKPVKSLIRKKWCCVS; encoded by the exons ATGGTGTTTCATTGCCGATGTTTCTCCTTCTCTTTCCAAGAAGACGAAGAGATCGAATATGAAACCAGAACTCAAACAAAATCGACTTCCACTCACGACTATTATACTGCTTCTTCGGATTTGAATCGGACCATTTCCGATTTTCATGCGAAGCCATCAGGATTCCCAAACTTGACCAAGAAACCAAACAATTTGAGGGTTTTCACATTCGCTGAGCTCAAAGCAGCTACTAATAACTTTGATATTGCTTGGAATATAGGAGAGGGTGGATTTGGATGTGTATACAAGGGTGTGATTCAGAATTTGGAACATCCTTTTGATGAGATTCAGGTCGCTGTGAAGTATGCCAAAGGAGTAATGAAG GGGCACAGAGAGTGGTTAACCGAGGTTAATGTTCTTGGGGTGGTTGTGCATCCAAACCTTGTGAAACTAGTAGGTTACTGTTCGGAAGACACAGAAAAAGGAATACAACTGTTTTTAGTATACGAATACATGCCTAATGGAAGCCTGAAGGATCATCTATCTACAAGATCACAAACACCTCTCTCATGGAGCATGAGACTGAAAGTGGCTCAAGATGCTGCTTGTGGCTTAGCGTATCTacatgaagaaatggattctGAG ATTATTTTCAGGGATTTCAAATCCTCCAACATCCTTCTAGATGATCAATGGAATGCTAAGCTTTCGGATTTTGGTGTGGCTCGAATAGGTCCTCAAGAAGGACGCACTCATATCTCAACCATG TTTCAAGGAACGGTGTTATATGCGGCTCCAGAGTATATTGAATCAGGGTATTTGTCATCCAAAAGTGATGTATGGAGCTACGGGGTCTTTCTATTTGAACTTATCACGGGTAGGCGCCCATTGGATAAGAATCTACCTCAAGGTGAACAGAAGCTTCTAGAATGGGTAGGACGCTACACACACTCCAAAAGCCTCCACCATATCATTGATCCGAGACTTGAAGGTACATGCTCATTGAAGTCAGTACAGGCTTTGGTCAACATTGCCAATCTTTGCTTGCAAAAACACCCGAGATCAAGGCCAAAGATGAGTGAGGTTTTAGGATTGGTTAATGCATTGATTGGGGCTCTATCACCAACAACAAGTCCTGTGCGACCTCCTATCCAGATGATTGAGGTTAATTGTAAGGAGGTTGTTACCATGGATGAAAAGACTCATGAGTACACGAGACATGAAGGAGAGAGAGTTTCCATTGATATCCAGCTTGTAGAGACTTCTATCGTTCCTCCTATATCCCAACCGAAGCCATCGAAGCCAGTGAAATCTTTGATTAGAAAGAAGTGGTGTTGTGTATCGTAG